In one Pseudomonas purpurea genomic region, the following are encoded:
- a CDS encoding VOC family protein, with the protein MKINPYLIFNGDCKEAFTFYAQCLHGTIETMLTFGETPARDHVPEDCRDRIIHVRLLVGDQVLMGSDTTPERPYNGISGCSVSLNVTRIAEAERIFTALADRGTVQMPLEATFWAVRFGMLVDRFGVPWMVNCETEQ; encoded by the coding sequence ATGAAAATCAATCCCTACCTGATCTTCAACGGTGATTGCAAAGAGGCGTTCACCTTCTACGCGCAATGCCTGCACGGCACCATCGAAACCATGCTGACCTTCGGCGAAACACCTGCCCGCGACCACGTCCCGGAAGATTGCCGGGACCGAATCATCCATGTCCGCCTGCTCGTTGGAGACCAGGTGCTCATGGGCTCGGACACGACGCCCGAGCGCCCCTACAACGGCATCAGCGGCTGCTCGGTGTCGCTGAACGTCACCCGGATTGCCGAGGCCGAACGAATCTTCACCGCACTGGCAGACCGGGGCACGGTGCAAATGCCGCTGGAGGCAACCTTCTGGGCGGTACGCTTCGGCATGCTGGTGGACCGCTTTGGCGTGCCGTGGATGGTCAACTGCGAAACCGAGCAGTGA
- a CDS encoding GDL motif peptide-associated radical SAM/SPASM maturase — protein sequence MSDSLPARYLSENDLKRYVPVHVVWEITLACDLKCLHCGSRAGHRRPDELSTQECLEVIDSLAALGTREITLIGGEAYLRKDWTRLIQAIHDHGMYCAIQTGGRNLTPAKMQAAVDAGLNGVGVSLDGLAPMHDAVRNVPGSFDKAVDTLRRAKQAGLAISVNTQIGAATLADLPALMEVIIDVGATHWQIQLTVAMGNAVDHPELLLQPYQLLEVMPLLARLYREGLERGLLMNVGNNIGYYGPYEHMWRGFGDERVHWTGCAAGQTVLALEADGTVKGCPSLATVGFSGGNVRNMSLHDIWHYSEGMHFGRLRGVDDLWGYCRSCYYNDVCRGGCTWTSHSLLGKPGNNPYCHYRALDLQKQGLRERILKLEDAAPASFAVGRFDLITERIDTGEKVTSVSDSGQVIKLAWLNQGQSSPEEGRLPTQLALCRGCLQYIHEHEVICPHCAADVGEKEALHQADRARQLAIMNTLKGLLGLPQNTM from the coding sequence ATGTCAGACAGTCTCCCCGCTCGCTACCTCAGTGAAAACGACCTCAAGCGCTACGTCCCCGTCCATGTGGTCTGGGAAATCACCCTGGCCTGTGACCTCAAATGCCTGCACTGCGGCTCACGCGCCGGCCATCGACGACCCGACGAGTTGAGTACCCAGGAATGCCTGGAGGTGATCGACTCACTGGCAGCCCTCGGCACCCGCGAAATCACCCTGATCGGTGGTGAAGCCTATTTGCGCAAGGACTGGACCCGACTCATCCAGGCCATCCATGACCACGGCATGTACTGCGCGATCCAGACCGGCGGACGCAACCTGACGCCTGCGAAGATGCAGGCCGCCGTGGACGCCGGACTCAATGGCGTGGGCGTCTCGCTCGATGGCCTGGCCCCGATGCACGACGCGGTACGCAACGTTCCCGGCTCGTTCGACAAGGCCGTGGACACCCTGCGGCGCGCCAAACAGGCCGGGCTGGCCATCAGCGTCAACACCCAGATTGGCGCCGCGACCCTGGCCGATTTGCCGGCGCTGATGGAGGTGATCATCGACGTCGGGGCCACGCACTGGCAGATCCAACTGACCGTCGCCATGGGCAATGCCGTGGATCACCCGGAACTGCTGCTGCAACCCTACCAATTGCTCGAAGTGATGCCCTTGCTTGCGCGCCTCTACCGCGAGGGCCTTGAACGCGGGTTGCTGATGAACGTGGGCAACAACATCGGCTACTACGGCCCTTATGAGCACATGTGGCGCGGCTTTGGTGACGAACGCGTGCACTGGACAGGCTGCGCGGCCGGGCAAACCGTGCTGGCGCTTGAAGCCGACGGCACAGTGAAAGGCTGCCCGTCATTGGCGACGGTCGGTTTCTCCGGAGGCAACGTGCGCAACATGAGCCTGCACGACATCTGGCACTACAGCGAAGGCATGCATTTTGGTCGCCTGCGAGGGGTCGATGACCTCTGGGGTTACTGCCGCAGTTGTTATTACAACGATGTCTGCCGTGGCGGTTGCACCTGGACCTCTCATTCCCTGCTCGGCAAGCCCGGCAATAATCCGTACTGCCATTACCGGGCGCTGGACCTGCAAAAACAGGGGCTGCGCGAGCGCATCCTCAAACTGGAGGACGCCGCGCCTGCCTCCTTCGCCGTCGGGCGTTTCGACCTGATCACCGAACGTATCGACACCGGCGAGAAGGTCACGAGCGTCAGCGACAGCGGGCAAGTGATCAAACTGGCCTGGCTGAACCAGGGCCAATCCTCTCCCGAGGAGGGACGGCTGCCTACGCAACTGGCGCTATGCCGTGGCTGCCTGCAATACATCCATGAACACGAAGTGATCTGCCCCCACTGCGCCGCCGATGTGGGCGAAAAAGAAGCCCTGCATCAGGCCGACCGTGCCCGGCAACTAGCCATCATGAACACCCTCAAGGGGTTGCTGGGGTTACCGCAAAACACGATGTAG